The sequence TAAATGGACTGTTCCCCATCAATATAATCGACCGTTATATCCACATCTTGAACCATTTTCGCTAAAGACTCCCTATCTGTTGTATCAATTTGGTCTCTGACAGCTTTTAAAGCAACGGTTCTGTACATGGCCCCGGTATCTAAATAAACAATACCCATATTTTTTGAAATAATTTTGGCAATTGTGCTTTTACCTGCACCGGCCGGTCCGTCTATTGCAATGCTTATGTTCCTTTGCATCCGTATCCCCCAGATTTGAATATTACTCAGCAAGATCAGGCCTTAAAATCTTTGCACCATTCAGGTACACATGAATTAAATCCTTATTGCCCTTTTCAGTATTTATATGTAATAAAACCCGAATGCATTTTGACAGGCTTCCCGGAACATCCATTTCATTTGTACAAAAAAGTGCTACGTTTGTCCAGCCCATCTTTCTCGCTGCGACGGCAGGAAAGGCTGCATTCAAGTCTTTTGTTACGCTGAATATTATGCTAATTACATCGTCTTCATTTATATTGTTTTTTTCTACTATATCAGTTAAGAGGATTTTTGTTTCCTCAAGTATTTCATTTGAATCATTGTTTTTTACAGTGGTAGCACCCCTTAATGCTCTTACCATTATACATATTCTCCCATCCTACAGTATTAAAGAGTAGCCCTACAAGGTCAAATAACAACCTATACTACCCTATGGCCTACACCTATAGCTACTTCATTCAAGTGCAAAAGACCAATGCCCAAAAATATCGCAACACTGATATGGTCATGATATCTGGCAATACCTATCTTACCGCCTACATTAAGCCCCATCGCCTTTCCTGTTATTTGGGACAAGGCTTCTCTGGCTGCTCCAGCAACTGCTCCCTCCTCAGCATGAGAATCGGTTATTACACCTTCCCTTTTTGAGGATACCACAGCTCTTTCAATAATCTTCATTATGGATGTTATAAATTCCCCTCCATAATCAACTGCAGCTGCATGAATGCCACTCTTTAAATATTCAGACTGCAGTTCCTTTTCCTCATATCTGTCACTTGTTAAAGACATCTTAATTGCTGCTGCTGCGATCTCCTTGCTACCATAATTCTTTGGGTATTCAGCATCCTTTGTCATTTTATCCTCATATTCTCTTGAATATTTTACAAATATTTTATTTAACAAACTTTTTGACTATTATATTATATAGTATGAATGGTTTTAAAACAACACCTATTATATATTAAAATAACTATAATTTCCTAGGCATAGATGAAATACTAAAGACAGGCATGTGTAAGACTTCAAATCCTATATCAGTTTTCGCTTGTTGTCTCAGATATCTTTACCATTATTAGGTTTTTAAGCTCGGATTCAACCGTGAACTCTTTTCCCACACAGCTGTTTTCAATGTTGCTGCTGCTTTTGGTAATCTTAATAACTGCAGAGTTATTGGTTCTGGTACCGTCTATTTCAATAACATCTCCGTCCCTCACTCTCAATACCATGCTCTTATTTGAAAATGCAGCTACCTCATCCCCATTAATTAAGATATTAAGATTTTCGTCCCTCTGAATATTCTGAAGCTCAAGCTCCAACTCCCCTTCAGTGAAGAGATTCTCTTCCAGCCTTATAGGGCTTCCCTCAAATTCGGTATCCTTAACAAGCAATTTTCTTGTGGTTGGGGCAGCCAGTAATATTTGAGTCAAAATTAGCGATGCAAACAAAATAAAAAACGTTATTACAAATGCTTTCTCCGTATTTGATCTTATCCTTTTTTTCTGATTCTTCTTGCCTTTTCCTACTTTAAACACTGCAATCTTCATTTTCCATACACTCCATGAAAATCATATAATCATTTAAAACAATTTAATTATATGCACATTGGAATAAAAAAATACTATCAGCAGTTTGCTCCTGCCAGAAATCCTGTTGAAAAGGCAATTGTCAAGTTAAAGCCTCCGGTATAAGCATCCACATCTACAACCTCTCCCGCAAAGAACAGCCCTTTAACAAGTTTTGACTCCATCGTTGATGGATTTATCTCAAGAGTAGATACGCCGCCTGCAGTAACAATGGCTTCACTTATAGGCCTTGCACCGCATATGTTTACTTCAAGATTCTTAAGAAGCTTAACAATGCCTCTTCTTTCTTCCCGAGTAATTTGATTGACAAATTTCTCCGGTGATATCGATGATAAATCAATTATTATAGGTATCATTTTACTTGGAAGCAAATCATCCAGGGCATTTTTAAACTGCTTTCTGGAATACTTTTCAAAATCCCTTGTGAGTCTGTCATAAAGCTTTTCCTCATTTAAAGCAGGCTTAAGGTCTATTGAAAGCACCACATCCTTATAATCATAATCTAAAATATGCCTGCTGGCACTTAAGATGAGGGGTCCTGAAACCCCAAAATGAGTAAACAGCATTTCCCCAAAATCGTTGTATACTTTTTTTCCCTTTGAGTTTTTTAGTGTTATAGCAACATTTTTTAATGAAAGGCCCTGGAGATCTTTTACCCATTTTTCCTTTGCCAACAGCGGTACGAGAGAAGGCTTTAGGTCTATGACATGGTGTCCTAAACCCTTTGCTATCTTATATCCGTCACCGGTAGACCCTGTACCGGGATAAGAAATACCTCCTGTTGCTATTACAACAGAGTCGCATTCAAGCTTTCTTCCATCCCTTGTAACTACCCCAGTCACCTTCCCATCCTTAATATCTACATTATCTATCGGGGTGCTTAACCTGACACTAACGCCTTTGATTTTTAAAAATCTCCATAAGGCATCTACAACATCCTTTGAGCTATCCGATACCGGGAAAACCCTTTCTCCTCTTTCAACCTTGGTTTCAAGCCCAAGCCCGTTCAGCATGGCTATCAAATCCTGGTTTGAAAAGGTATAGAAAGATGAGTATAAAAAATTCCCGTTCCCAGGAGTGTTTTTTATAAGTCCTTCAATATCAGTGTTATTGGTTATGTTGCACCTTCCCTTGCCCGATATTAAAATCTTTTTCCCCAGCCTGTCATTTTTCTCAAAAAGTACAACTTCATTACCAAGCTCGGCAGCCTTCCCTGCTGCCATTATTCCAGCAGGTCCGCCGCCAACTACAAAAACCTTTCTTTTCATTTTGTAACTCCTATTATATTATTAAAAGTCTGCTTTTCTGAACTGTTCAACGTGGTCCGGCTTTTCATAAACCTGGTACTCGTCCCATATAGTCTCAAGTCTCTCAAATGTCTTGAAAAGATAGTCCTTCCTTCTCATACCTACCGCAACAATCAAGGCGTTTATAACACTTAAGGGTGCTACAAGAGAATCCGCAAAGGATGCCATATCACTTCTTGCTATAAGTGAACTGTCTGCATATTGGGCAACAGGAGACTCATAACTGTCGGTAATCGCAACTACGGACGCCCCTTGATCCTTAGCAAACTGCATAGCCTTAATTGTCCTCTTTGAATACCTGGGGAAGCTTATACCTATTACAACATCTCCGCTTGATGCATTTATAATCTGTTCAAATATTTCACTCACACTTGTTGTATGGACAAGCCGTACATTATCAAAAATAAGATTGAAATAAAATCCTAGGAAACTTGCCAAGGGTGCTGAACTTCTAACCCCTAATATATATATCTTCTTTGCGTTTAATATTGTTTCAACGGAATTGTTAAAGCTGCTTTGGTCTATCTCCTCCATAGTTATTTTAATTTTTTCCATATCTGAGCTAAGTACACTTTTTAAAATGTTCTCATCACCTATTCTATTGGAAGAAACCTCCAGTCTCTGAACTGCAGTAAGCTTGCTTTTAATCAGTTCCTGCAAAACTTTCTGGAGCTTGGGGTATCCGTCATATCCCAATTCGTTGGCAAACCTTACCACTGTGGATTCACTGACTCCAACATCCTCACCAAGCTTGGCAGCTGTCATATATGCAGCTTTTCCATAATGATTTATAATATACCACGCAATTAACTTTTGGCCCTTACTGAATTCATTCATATTCTCCTGAAGCTTCTTAATCAAATCATTTGACTTATCCATATACCCACTCCATCTTTATATAATTAGTATATTAACATTCTCTTGCACCTTTTTACCTATCACAGATTATATTACATTTTTACAGGATAAAAATCAATATATACATAAAACACTTGTTTCTGAATCTGTCATTATTTGCTCCGACAAATACAAGATTATTTACACTTTTGTGTTTTATCTATATAATAGTCCTAGTTGATATTATTTTATATTTTTTACAAATTATATCCTATTATTAGGAAAGGATGAATTTAGTTGAGAAAAATACTTTTTATAGCTATTATTTTGATAATATCGTGTGCAGGAATATTTTATCTGTATGATTACACTGTGAACAGCTCTTTTTTTGATAAAAATGCCTCTCCTACAGAGAAAGCAGTGAGCAGCAGTGTTAATTCCCCTTCAAAAAAGAATATTCCAACCCCTATACCTACAAAAGTACCTACCAAAGCACCCCAAAGCAAAAAAGACACTATTACCCTCTCCTTTGCAGGGGATGTTTTACTTGATAGGAATGTTGCAAATGTCATAAGCCAAAAAGGTGCAAAATTTATATTGTCAGATGTTAAGCCTGTTCTTGCCGCTTCCGATATTTCGATGATAAACCTTGAATGTCCCATAAGCACCAGAGGCACCAAGGCAAAGGACAAACAATTCACCTTCCGTGCCAAACCATCTAGTGTTGAGGCCCTTACTTCAGCCGGAATTGATATTGTTACTCTTGCAAACAACCATATTCTGGACTTTGGTACCGATGCAATGCTTGATACTTTTACCAACCTGGATAAAGCAGGTATTAAATATGTCGGTGCAGGCTATGACCTTGATAAGGCCAGTATGGCAAAGTATTATAATCTAAACGGTTCTAACGTAGCCATCCTGGGGTCAAGCCATGTCATACCTGTGGTTGAATGGGCAGCAGGAAAGAACAGCCCCGGTGTTGCTACAACCTATAATCCTGCAAGACTTCTTTCTGAAATTAGCAATGCAAAAAAGAAGGCCGATATAGTTGTGGTTTACCTTCACTGGGGTACTGAACGCAATACCAAGCCCGACACCTATCAGAGAAACCTAGCCAAAAAGTATATTGACAGTGGTGCAGACCTTGTTATAGGATCTCACCCCCATGTTCTTCAAGGCTTTGAATATTACAAGGGTAAGCTTATTGCATATAGCCTAGGCAACTTTGTATTCACAAATATAAAAAACGATACAATGATTTTAAATGTAAAGTTTAACAGGGATAAATCCTATACCGCATCAGTTTCAGCATGTGCGATCGATAACTACCGCCCTGTTCTTCTTAAGGATAAACCTAAGCAGACGGCACTGTTTAACAAGCTGCAACAACTGTCCTTCGGTGCCCGCATCGACCCAAATGGTATCATTAGCCCGTCAGCAGGAATAAAATAGCTTGCGGATTGTTGTTGTGAGAACTAAATATTTAATACTTTAAAACAATTTTAAGTTATTTTAGTTATTTTAAATAACTAAAAAATAATTTTAACTATTTTAAACTATTTATAAGACATTTTAAATTCCATCCCGTATATATTTATGAATACAATAAATTTAAAATATAACATGTTATCGATGTATTGTTATTTACTTTAATTATTCATAGAAGGGATGGATGTATAATGAAAAAAAATAACCCCATTTTAGGAATTGCATTATTGGTGCTGGGAGGCATTCTTCTATACAATAATTTCTTCCACACTAACCTATTCAGCATGATGTACATGTGGCCCATGTTTGTTCTTGGACTTGGCCTTGTGTTTGAATTCAATTACTTTACAACCAAAAAAGCACCTGGCCTGTTGGTACCTGGCGGAATTCTTACCTCACTTGGGCTTCTTTTCTTCTTTGAAGCCTTTACCCATTGGAGATTTTCAGGAATGACCTGGCCTTTTTACCCGCTGGCAGTTGCTGTTGGACTTTTTCAATTGTACCTGTTCTCAGGAAGGCCAAAAGGACTGCTCATCCCTGTAGGAATCCTTACAGCAATAGGCGGCAGCTCCTTTGCGATAATGTTTATCAACAGGTTTACATCCTTTGCTGCACATAATTTGTATGTTCCTGTTATTCTAATTATACTTGGATTGTTCTTCATATTCGGAAGATCGGAGAAAAAAGAAGAATTTTGATTGAGCAAAATCATAAAAGTCGGGCCGACACAGTAGTGTTCGGACCCGACTTTATTACTTCTCCTTTTAACTTACTTTACGGTTCGGTATCAATATATTTTTGAGCAATTACACATACCTCTGCTCTTGTTATATTTCCTGCAGGTCTGAAAGTTTTATCCTGGTATCCGCCAATCAACTTAAGCTCGACTGCCTTGCCTACATAGCCCTTTGCCCATGAGGCTATCTTAGCATCATCTGCAAATGAAGTTTTATCAACGTCTATTTCATTATATCCCATGGCACGTACAAACATTGCAGTAAATTCCTGTCTTGTAATGTAGTTGGAAGCTTTAAAGGTATTATCGGTATATCCCTTTATCCATCCCATTTGTACAGCTGTTTTAATATAACCGTACGCCCATGAGGGTATCTTTGCCTCGTCCTTAAATGCCAGTTTGTTTGTGTTATCAGGATTTTTGTTGAATATTTTAACCAAAACAATTGCAGCCTCAGCTCTGGTTATTTTGTTGTCCGGCTTAAAAGTCTTATCAGGATATCCTGCCATTATGCTAAGCTTTATTAGTTTCAAAATATAGTCCTTTGCCCAGTGGTTCTTGATATCTTTAAGCTCGCTGGCATCAGTTGAAGGCTTTTCACCGTCATCCTTCACAACAGATCGTTTTATATTGATTATATATGTCTTAACTTCGCCATTTTCAGCTTTTACACTGATTTCCAGTTTTGTTTTTTCAGACGGAACATTAATATGATAGTTTGTAACACTGTTTGATTTAACAACACCGTCTATTGCCAGCAAAGCATTTTTATCTTCAGTGGTTGCATCTATTATAATATCCTTTATATCACTGTCAAGTGTAAGATCATACAACCCTGTATTTTTATCAAAGGCCGGACTTAGTGTACCCTTGTCGATATTTAATTTGCTCAATTTTGCATTATTGCTTTTATTTGTTGAAGGTTTATTGTCTCCTGGTATTACAATAGTCCCTCCAGGAATACCCGTATTTCCATTGCCGTTTTGGCCGCCGTTCTGATTTCCGTTGGGGTCACCGGTATTATCATTACCGCCGGATGAAAGCTTTTTTGAAAGCAAAAATGATGTATTGTTGTTGGAAGTATACCTCTCTTCACTGGATGTGGTTGTTAAAATGTGTATTATCTTAACTCCATCCTTATCAAACTTCATATCCTTTGTATTGATAGAACATAAGATTTGCTGCTTCCCGCCGGCATTCACTGTAAAGAGGCCTTTCTCTGTTATGATTCTGCCGCTTTCCGAGTCCTCTCTGCCAAAAAGCTTCACATCCTTGGCAGGTATAACACTGGTATTTTTGATGGTCACTACAAGAGTTTTGGAATCTTCATTTCCCATTACGGTCAGCTTTTCAATCAATATATCACAGTAGCCCATATCTGCATAAATTATGTTGTCTGTCATATCTATATCCGCGTTATCATTTACCAAAACCTTTAGGTAAAGATTGTATTTTCTAGCTTCCTTCGGCGTAAAGCTGGTACTGATATTTTTAAAAGTACCGGCCTTGATGTAAGTTTCTATGGTCTTACTTTGATCAAGTTTTTTGCCGCCATTGAAGGGATTGCCTTCATACGCTTCTATAGTGAGTTTCTTTATAGCCTTATTGCCTATATTCTTAAAATCAAATGATATGGGCAGTGGCTTGCCGGGACAGAAATCCGACTCATTGTACTTTGTTGATGCTATATCCGCAGAACCATTGGTATTCCAGCTAATCTTAGTGATGTAGAGATCGCTTAAGCCCTGTTCGTAATATTTATTTTTATCAAGAGTTTTTTCTATTTTTTCTGCTTTATTGCAAACAACATAAAGCTCTCCCGACTGGTCATATATGGCGTCAAAGCTCACAATCATCTGCTTTGTATCTGTAAGCTTAACGATGTTTGTCATTTCTTTTATTTCGGTATCATAAAAGGCACCGAATACTTCTATACTTCCATTAACCTGCTTTGCCCACATGAGGCAAATGCTGTCATTATCTAAAACAATCTTATAATTGTCATTATAACCGTCTATGGGTTCAGGAAGGAAATCTTTAGTCACCGGAGCTGTTATATCTTCCACATATTTTATCCTTTTGTCCTGGTACCAGAAAACTGATGCCTTGTTATTTCTTGTAACAATCTCAGGTTTTGAGTCAATTACATTATTTTTTGTAAGCTGCTTTTGTCCGCTTTGTGTACTTGCATCGGCAATCATATAATATATTTCTCTGTCAACTACAGTTTCAAGCTTTTTATCAACATCCAACGAGTAAGACAGGTATAGCTTTCCACCCAAACCTGTTGAAGTCATAGATATGGGGATACCGGCACAGTCTGCCAGCTTTTTGGCCTGCTGCCATGTTGATCCGTCAAAGCAGCTGTACATAATACTGTTGTTACCCTTTGTACCAAAAAGATCCTTTGCATCGTTGCAGACCCATGATACATATGCTTTTCCACCTGATACTGCTGCTACAGGAGTTTGATCAAGCATATTGTTTGTGGTAAGCCTTACCGGTGTTTCAAAGCTATTTGCTGCCTTGTTGAACTTTGAAACTTTAATCTCACTGGCTTCGGCAAGCTTTTCAAGTGTTGCGTCAGTTTCACCAAATTCCTTATTTATATTTTGCCAGGTTACAAACACATCATTTCCATCAGATGCTATATTGGGATAAAAATCAGCTGTATTGTCATTATCAACCGGTTGTGGAGCTGTCCATGCCCCACTAGCACCAATCTGAACAGAATACATAAGTTCTGTCCTGTTAACAGAATTCCTTGAAGCATCGTCTGCAAGCCATACCAGTACATTGGTATTGTTTACCCGCTTTACTAGCGGCTCAGAACCAGGATAAATGTTTGTCTGGAGTATTCCGTCACCTGAAGCGTTTCCTTTCCACTCCGACGGCAAATTGATATAATCACGGTCCGACACAACAAAATCATCTGTCGGCGTAATTGTATTTTCAGCAAATGCAATCAGGCCGGATGCCTGAATCGTAATCAGGCATCCAAGCAATATAGCATATAGTTTGCTTCTTTTAGATATAAGTTTTCTCATTATTTATTTCTCCCCCAAAAGATTAATACTATATTAAAAGTGATGAATCTAGTTCAATGGCCATTCTTTTTCCTTTAATGTAATCTTGCGTTCAAATATAAGTGCTTTAAGCGTTAAATTGAGTTTTGCAAATATAGCGGCCTGAACGTCTATCGTGTCTGGTGTATATATAATATCAACCTTCGGACCGAACTGCCCGCTTAATGTAACCGAGGCAACCTTGGCAATTCCAACCCCTCCGCCTACTTCTATAGAACCTTCCAGCTTAAGCGTTCCTTTTGGCGTTATTCGAAATGGTTTACTTCCATCAAGGTTCTCAATAGACAAGTTGCTTTCAAGCTGTCTGTATTCC comes from Pseudobacteroides sp. and encodes:
- a CDS encoding MurR/RpiR family transcriptional regulator, which gives rise to MDKSNDLIKKLQENMNEFSKGQKLIAWYIINHYGKAAYMTAAKLGEDVGVSESTVVRFANELGYDGYPKLQKVLQELIKSKLTAVQRLEVSSNRIGDENILKSVLSSDMEKIKITMEEIDQSSFNNSVETILNAKKIYILGVRSSAPLASFLGFYFNLIFDNVRLVHTTSVSEIFEQIINASSGDVVIGISFPRYSKRTIKAMQFAKDQGASVVAITDSYESPVAQYADSSLIARSDMASFADSLVAPLSVINALIVAVGMRRKDYLFKTFERLETIWDEYQVYEKPDHVEQFRKADF
- a CDS encoding S-layer homology domain-containing protein; translation: MRKLISKRSKLYAILLGCLITIQASGLIAFAENTITPTDDFVVSDRDYINLPSEWKGNASGDGILQTNIYPGSEPLVKRVNNTNVLVWLADDASRNSVNRTELMYSVQIGASGAWTAPQPVDNDNTADFYPNIASDGNDVFVTWQNINKEFGETDATLEKLAEASEIKVSKFNKAANSFETPVRLTTNNMLDQTPVAAVSGGKAYVSWVCNDAKDLFGTKGNNSIMYSCFDGSTWQQAKKLADCAGIPISMTSTGLGGKLYLSYSLDVDKKLETVVDREIYYMIADASTQSGQKQLTKNNVIDSKPEIVTRNNKASVFWYQDKRIKYVEDITAPVTKDFLPEPIDGYNDNYKIVLDNDSICLMWAKQVNGSIEVFGAFYDTEIKEMTNIVKLTDTKQMIVSFDAIYDQSGELYVVCNKAEKIEKTLDKNKYYEQGLSDLYITKISWNTNGSADIASTKYNESDFCPGKPLPISFDFKNIGNKAIKKLTIEAYEGNPFNGGKKLDQSKTIETYIKAGTFKNISTSFTPKEARKYNLYLKVLVNDNADIDMTDNIIYADMGYCDILIEKLTVMGNEDSKTLVVTIKNTSVIPAKDVKLFGREDSESGRIITEKGLFTVNAGGKQQILCSINTKDMKFDKDGVKIIHILTTTSSEERYTSNNNTSFLLSKKLSSGGNDNTGDPNGNQNGGQNGNGNTGIPGGTIVIPGDNKPSTNKSNNAKLSKLNIDKGTLSPAFDKNTGLYDLTLDSDIKDIIIDATTEDKNALLAIDGVVKSNSVTNYHINVPSEKTKLEISVKAENGEVKTYIINIKRSVVKDDGEKPSTDASELKDIKNHWAKDYILKLIKLSIMAGYPDKTFKPDNKITRAEAAIVLVKIFNKNPDNTNKLAFKDEAKIPSWAYGYIKTAVQMGWIKGYTDNTFKASNYITRQEFTAMFVRAMGYNEIDVDKTSFADDAKIASWAKGYVGKAVELKLIGGYQDKTFRPAGNITRAEVCVIAQKYIDTEP
- a CDS encoding CapA family protein is translated as MRKILFIAIILIISCAGIFYLYDYTVNSSFFDKNASPTEKAVSSSVNSPSKKNIPTPIPTKVPTKAPQSKKDTITLSFAGDVLLDRNVANVISQKGAKFILSDVKPVLAASDISMINLECPISTRGTKAKDKQFTFRAKPSSVEALTSAGIDIVTLANNHILDFGTDAMLDTFTNLDKAGIKYVGAGYDLDKASMAKYYNLNGSNVAILGSSHVIPVVEWAAGKNSPGVATTYNPARLLSEISNAKKKADIVVVYLHWGTERNTKPDTYQRNLAKKYIDSGADLVIGSHPHVLQGFEYYKGKLIAYSLGNFVFTNIKNDTMILNVKFNRDKSYTASVSACAIDNYRPVLLKDKPKQTALFNKLQQLSFGARIDPNGIISPSAGIK
- a CDS encoding HutP family protein translates to MTKDAEYPKNYGSKEIAAAAIKMSLTSDRYEEKELQSEYLKSGIHAAAVDYGGEFITSIMKIIERAVVSSKREGVITDSHAEEGAVAGAAREALSQITGKAMGLNVGGKIGIARYHDHISVAIFLGIGLLHLNEVAIGVGHRVV
- a CDS encoding NAD(P)/FAD-dependent oxidoreductase → MKRKVFVVGGGPAGIMAAGKAAELGNEVVLFEKNDRLGKKILISGKGRCNITNNTDIEGLIKNTPGNGNFLYSSFYTFSNQDLIAMLNGLGLETKVERGERVFPVSDSSKDVVDALWRFLKIKGVSVRLSTPIDNVDIKDGKVTGVVTRDGRKLECDSVVIATGGISYPGTGSTGDGYKIAKGLGHHVIDLKPSLVPLLAKEKWVKDLQGLSLKNVAITLKNSKGKKVYNDFGEMLFTHFGVSGPLILSASRHILDYDYKDVVLSIDLKPALNEEKLYDRLTRDFEKYSRKQFKNALDDLLPSKMIPIIIDLSSISPEKFVNQITREERRGIVKLLKNLEVNICGARPISEAIVTAGGVSTLEINPSTMESKLVKGLFFAGEVVDVDAYTGGFNLTIAFSTGFLAGANC
- the aroH gene encoding chorismate mutase produces the protein MVRALRGATTVKNNDSNEILEETKILLTDIVEKNNINEDDVISIIFSVTKDLNAAFPAVAARKMGWTNVALFCTNEMDVPGSLSKCIRVLLHINTEKGNKDLIHVYLNGAKILRPDLAE